The following is a genomic window from Coriobacteriaceae bacterium.
TGGCCTTGCTGAAGGTGAAGAATCGTCATATAGCTCTGCATGGACAGAAGGCATGTTCCAAAAAGCAAAGGATGTCTTTGAAGATGATCGTGCGATTTGCTTACTTGAGTCTATAGAATTTGCGAAATGGAATGAGATTCCTTCGACCCGTAGCCAAACCATTCTGGTTGAACTAACCATAAATAATGCCAAGCGAATAATAAAAAATAGTGAACCGTTGTACCGTATTCAGTGCACAGCGATTGATATTGTCACTCAGCTAAAAAGGGAATCGAAATTATGCAAAGAAGCTCAGACAGCTTATTTTCGAAGCATGAATGAACTTCTAAAAGACCGTACTGATTACGACGATCTTCGTTATATGTCGGAACATTCAATTCCGATGACAAGGGAACAAAAAGGTCTTTTAAAAACGAAATGCCAAGCTTTCTTTGCCGAAAACTTAAAGAAGGTCAATACTACACACGACTTGGTAGCCCTATTTGAAAACCCTCTAAGTGCAAAGTACTGCAATCAGAAGGATGCGGCGTACGCATTCGATTTGTTCTATAAGCACGCAGAACATAGCGACATTGAAACTGCGGAGCTGTTCTATTCCGCAATGATGTTTTTATTAGATGTTTTGAGCAACCCTGAAGTAAATAACAATTGGGCTAAAAATGTAATTATTGCTCTTAGACATACTTGGCAAGATAAATACTACAGTCAAGTTGTATCAGGAATGCATTGTTTTACGCGAGAATTCTCCATCCCAAACACTGAAATCAAAATGCTAAATAAGCAGTTCCTAGAATCACCCCACGGATTTGCACAATCTTTATTACAACTTTCCGATGATTCAATTTCATCCAGCTTAGAGGACATGTCTAAGAAGATAATTGTTTACCTTTTTGGCAAGACAACAGTCAGTGAATTCTATCCCAATCACGTTCACGTAATGATAGAAGATGATGCGCGCTCGATCGACAAAATGATTGCAGATGAAGTCAAACGGGTTTACAAGGAGCGTTCTTATCGCTTCATCAATCGTCTTGGCGAGCAAGTTATGCTTGACGGTTTCTTTGAAAAGCTCAACAAGAATATCCAGTTGGTTTGCAGCATGGTTGTCATAGAGCCCGTTTATGACAAGGTGATTACACTTGCTCCAAGTCAATACGAGCTTTTGCCCAATCCTGGCAACAGGCCGACCCTCGGTCATCTTACGCAGCTATTTCCTATTCTTGAAAATACTATTAGAAACATAGGAGAGATGTTTTCCATTGTTCCCTTCCAAGCAAATAGGGATTCCTTTAACAAGCTTAGGGAAGTATCAGGAGTCTTGGCTGACCTCATAGGAAGCGTTCGTGAACTTACGGGAACTATCCAAGGATGCGGAGAGTTCCTATTTGTCTACTTAGTTATGTACTCTTCTAACGGATATAACATCAGAAACGATTGCATCCATGGTCGTCAATACCAAGGTTCCGCAGCTGTCGCTTTCGCCTACAGACTTACCGTGATCTGCACCTATATGATGCTAAAAAGGCTGCAGGGGCTTGAAACAATTGTAGAGAATGAGGTAGACAGCAAAGACCAGGAGGAGATCGTATGTCACGGTCGACGATTTTTTGGATGGGCAGCTTTTAAAGCGATATGCTCTTCTCTCAAAAAATTCATGAGCCACCTCAGGATTCCGAAAACTTCAGAACGGTAATTGCCTCGAGAGTATCCATAACATAATCTACTCGATACTGACCTTCGTTTTCTTCGATCATCCGATATTGTTGGTCAGAGTAAAACGCACGGTCTTTTTTTGATGAGTTTTGGCTGGGTTGCTTCAGTGAAGACGGCGATTTTAGCAGGAGCGCCGGGACGATGTTGATCCTCCTGCATAAGGAAGATTGTAACAGTTTAGATAATGGTTGATGCCGCACCTACCCCAAGTCGCGGTAAGTCGCGTCGGTCATTAGGATATGGCGCACCACCCTTGCAGTCGGGCCCCGCCCGTAGCTCGCCTGGTTGACCGGAAGAGGTAGACGTTCCGGTCGAGGTAGGCCTGCGGGTTCCTGGGCGACATCCCCGTGAAGCGCCAAAGGTAGCGCTTGAGCCAGGAGCACAGGTCGTTCGCCATCTTCATACGCTCCAGGTGGACCGGGTCGTTCACGTCGGCCCTGTGTGCCTCGCTCTCGTGCCCGCTGTCCCTGACCGGCACGCCGTGGGCCCGCTCCGGGTCGTGGATGAGCAACGACCCGGGCGCTATCCTGCCTCAATGGCTTTCCTCACGCGCGCGAGCTGGGCTTCCCGTGGCCGCAGACGACCGTGACCGGGCCTTATGGACGTCTGCGGCCACGCGGATGCACAGCTTCTGGCGGGACAGGCCGCGCTTGCGCGTCAGTCCGTAGCCCTTGGAGAGGTCGGTGTCGGTGACGTAGGCCTCGTCTACCCAGACGGTGTCACGCAGCCCGATACGGTCCTGGTGGCCGGGTACCGTGGCGAGCATGCGGTGCCGCTACTCGAAGGCCATCTTGTGGGTGACACCGCGCAGCTCGGCCGCGCACTCCACGGAGACGTTGTGGCGCATGGGCCTGATGAAAGAGACCTCGGTGGCAAGCGGCTTGCGGTAGTGCTCAAGGACGGCGCCAGTGAGGAAGGTGAGCAACCTGCCGCAGCGGCAGCGCCACTTCGGGACGCCGGCGGCGGTCGATCCGTCCCTCCAGGCGCCACGCGCGCCGCATTCCGGACACCCCGGGTCCGGCTGGTAGGCTGCGACGGCCTCGGCGAGAGTGCCGCGACCCCGACCTCGTCGCGGCAGCGCCTCTCGTCGGCGGTCAGGCCCGCCACGAGCGCTTAAAGGGGTTCACTCTTCCGATATGTATCTGTCCCATCCGCCCGAGCGCCCACCCGGAAGGATTGTCGCCAAACAAAGATCCGGGTGGGCGCTCGGGCAAATTCTCTGTTTGGCTGGGAAGAGTATGGCATTCCGAGGGCCTTCCGGTCACAGAATCATCAGCTGTTATCTAAACTGTTAGAAAATGATATTTAGTGATGGAGGAGACAATGGATCTAACAAATCTACCTGAGTACATCTCAGCAATTGTGGCAATCATCGCATTGTTCATTTCTTGTTACCAAGCTCGTCTCAGCAATAAACAGTCTCTATTCAATCGACGTTTAAATATATGGATAACCGTCGATAAACTCATGGGCGTTTACGCAAAAAACGCGAAGAACTTGAAACAGGATGACGAACCGCAAATGGCTATCGACCTACTATTTGTATGGCTGACTAACACCACGTACCTGCAATCAGTTTCAGCCTCAATAAATCATGTGTTAGATGCCGAACATCAACTCAAATTGCATTTAAAGCTTGATGAAATGAGATCACTCGCCATGGAGGCGAGGTTTTGCTTCAAAGGAAAGAGTGGAGAAGCAATTGCCGAATTCATAGAAGCTTATCAATCCCTTTTGTTTTCAATGTATCAGTATCAGATTCTATTAAATAAAATGTCTCGGAGTACAAAGGTATATCAATGGACGCTTGAACGGGCTTCTGAACAGTTACATGAGCCTGATCGACGGAAAGATCTCTTTGAAAAAGAAAGCGCTCTTGCCGCTTCATACAAGACTCTATGTCAGCAAAACAAGCGGGGAACAATTCAGCGGCAATTTCAACTAGCTGGTCCTATATGGCGATGAATGAATTGATGGATTACGGGATGATTAGTAATGCAACGGTTTAGATAACGCGACTTACCGCATCTATCTCAAGCTGCGGTAAGTCGCGTCGGCCATCAAAATAGGGCACACCACCCTTGCGGTCGGGTCCAATCTGTCCCTGGCCTGGTTGACCCTGAAGAGGTAAACGTACAAGTCGAGGTAGGCCTGTAGGTTCCTGGGCGACATCCACGTGAAGCGCCAAAGGTAGCGCTTGAGCCAGGAGCACAGGTCGTTCACCACCTCCATCCGCTCCAGGTAGACCGGTTCGTAGACGTCCGCACTGTGCGCCTCGCTCTCGAACCCGCCGTCCCCGACCAGTACGGCGTGGGCTCGCTCGAGGTCGTGGATGAGCAGCGGCCCGGGCGCTATCCTGCCTCCTATGGCCTTCCTTATCCGCGCCGAGCCGGGCTCCCCGTGGCCGCAGGCGACCGGGACTGGGTTCTTGTGGACGTCGATGGCGACGCAGATGTTCAGCTTCTGGCGGGATAGGCCGCGCTTGCGCGCCTGCCCGTGGCCCTTGGAGAGGTCCGAGTCGTTGACGTAGGTCTCGTCGACCCAGACGGTGTCGCGCAGCACGATTCGGTCCTGGTAGCCGGATACCGTGGCGAGCACGCGGTGCCGCCACTCGAAGGCCGTCTTGTGGGTGACGTCGCACAGCTCGGCCGCGCACTCGACGGGGACGTTGTGGCGCAAGAGCCTGATGAAGGAGACCCAGGTGGCGAGCGGCTTGCGGCAGTGCTCGAGGACGGTACCGGTGGGGGAGGTGGCGCTGCTGCAGGAGCGCCACCTCGAGACCCCAGAGTGCGGTGGAGCTGTCCCTCCGGAAGCCGCGAGCGCCGCAACCCGGGCACTCCGGCTCGGGCCTGTAGGTCTCTGCGGCCGCGGCGAGCGTGCCGACCCCGAGCTCGTCGCGGCAGCGCCTCTCGTCGACGGCTTCTCTGGGCGGCAAGAACTCGTCGGCTGTCAGGCCCGCAACGAACTCCCCGAAGGGATTCGCTTTCCCATATGGATCTGTACCATCCGCCCGAACGCCCACCCGGAGGGAGTGTCGCCAAACAAAGAACCGGGTGGGCGCTCGGGCAAATTATCTGTTTGGCTGGGAAGAGCACAGCATTCGGGGTCCTTCCGGTCCCCGAATCATCGCCTGTTATCTAAACTGTTAGATTGGGATATTAAGAATGAACGAATGGAATTGCCCAAAGAGGTCGTCGACAAGGCATATGCGAGAGACTTACTCCTCTTTTCGATAGAGATTTTCGACGACCGATTGGTTGGATATACCAATTATTCCATGGAAGTCTCCAGAACTACGGACAAGCTATTCCAGGAAATTGCTGACCAATGATTGATACCCTAGGATAGGCAGCCGTATCGTGCTGGGCCTGAATGCTTTGGAGCGCTTGTTGGAACAAATCCTTCAAAGCACATGCTAATATGTGGTTTATAACGTATTGGCCCCTTAGATTTCTTCGAGCTGTTTTATGAAGCTGCTCTTTTGGAACATAAACAAGAAAGACAATGCCGACCTTGCCCTCACGTGCATGCGAGAGGAGGAGGTCGGCATTGCTGCTTTTGCTGAGTTTTTTGGTACAGACTTTTCAGATGACTTGTTAATTGATTCTGGATATCGCCCGATGGGCCGCGGTGGGTGTGACAAAGTCAGAGTTTTTGCTCGAGAGTCCATTGAGATTCTTGATTGCTTTGAGGAATCAAGGTTTACCGTATTGCCGATGAAAATAGGCGAGATCTACTTTGTTGTTGCCGCGGCCCATCTTGTTGATCGTATGTCTTCGGCTGACCCTGAACCCAGGCTGGCGGATATCCGCAGGATGATGGATGTTGTTCACGGGTATGAAAACAAGGCATCGATTAATAAGACGATTGTTATGGGTGATTTAAACGCAAATCCTTACGACAAAGAAATGCTTCTCCCCAACGCGTTTAACGCAATGTTATTTAAGGGAATACTAAGGAATAAAGATACAAGAAAGTGGTGTGGAGACGAATACCCCTTTCTGTATAACCCAACAATCCATTGGTTGTCGGAGGAGTCGGAAAACTATGGCTCCTTTTACTATTCTGGGGATTGCACCAGTCCTGTTTGGAACTGTTATGACCAAGCGCTAGTGAGCCCTGAATTGATGGACCGTATTAATTCTTACAGCTATCTAAAGAGGATAGGGGATAGGGACTTGATTGCAAAAGTTCGCCCCGATAGCAAGATAAGCGATCATTTGCCGTTATTAGTTGATATCGATTTGAGTTAGGCGGGTTATTTATGGCTGTTAATGAAAACCCTTGGGTAGAGGTGCTCTCTCAGCCCCAGCAAAAATCAACCAAGGGAATTGTCCCGTATTTCAACGAGCAGGCCAATTTGTTGTCGCAGGCGTCCAACGGTAAGGTTAACGGTATTTTTTCTCAACCTTCTGACATAAACAGAACGTTGTCTCCCACACTGGAAGCCCTTAGCGCTATGTCTAAGGTATTCCAAGACGTAGCGTCCGCCAGTGCTGTAGATCAAACTCCAAAAGTCAATCTTTTGAATGCAAACGACCTGTACAAGAAGAATTCCTATTGCTTCGAGATTCGTTCGGATAGATATCGATTCAGGGTACTCACCATTGAATTCGATCCGTCGTACCCTGCCGTCATGACCATCGACCGAGGCGTGTCTAATGATTTAGCAAAATTCTACGACCGTTATAAGTTTGAAGAGGCTGAGCCGTGCAATATCACAATTCAAGACGATGAGGATCTCGACCGTGTTTTCAATCAAATTCTAAAGAGTGAAAAGCTGATTTACATCTGCAATAGGCTGGTGAATGAGGCTAACGAGACGGTTTAGCATCTTTACCTTTCTTTGAGTTGCATACTCGAAGGCATAATTTGTCAAACATCCGCAATATGAACCGTATTTCATGGCGCGAACCTTAAGCCTATATGAACTAAAATATTGCGCGGGAACAGTAGTTTCCGCGCAATATTTGTTATTTAAGGGATGCAAATGGACGAAGTGAAAAAACTAAGTATCGCTAATTTCAACATTACATATGGGCCAGAAAATGAGCCCATGTTGACTCACTTCCAAGACATTTTGTATCCAGCGTTCTGCAATGAGCAGAAAGTTCATACCTCAAATAATGTCAGCTATTTCTCTGATGTTGAGTTGAAGCTAATTGATTCGGAATATGTTCTCACGGGAAATCTGATCCGTGAAACTCATTATAGGGTGCGAACTATCGTTGTCGATAATGAGCTCGTTCCCTCTCCAAGCTCCATCCCAACTGCTCCATACTCTCGATTTATTATCTATCTCAAGAGCCATAGAATGATCCTCGTCAAGAATGAAGGCCAAAGCCCCAATCTCAAGAGTTTTCAAGCCGTTTTGAGGAAAGTTGTTGACCGCTACACTCGCAAGGCTAATCGGGAAAGAGCCAAAGCAGACTTGCCTCTATTTCCTAATGCTGTAATCAATATCGTTAATATGCCTCTACCCGATAGCATCGATGAGACTATCAAGGAATTTGCGAAAATTAAGTCAATTAATCTTCGCTTTTTCCCTTTAAACAATGATATTGATCCGGCACCGATGCTGGCGTACGTACGTTCAACAATGGATTCGGTTGACTCAAAAACGGGAAACTTAACATTCAATTCTCCTAAATCAGCCAACGGAATCTCCGATCTTTTTCAAGATAGCATTGCTTCTGGCGTTGCATCAGCAACGGTAACTGGAGAAAAACAAGATGGCACAAAAATTAAAATTACTGACAATCAACTTGGTTCTGAACTTCAGATTCCAAGTGCTGGAAATTTAAGTGCTGACGATGACGAAAGAATTGCAAGTTACTGCAAGAAGCGCAATTATTTACCTGAAGCAAGTGTGGACAACACAGCCCTGTATGGCAAAGCGCTCAATATCCTCGAATTGCTTGTTAATAAAATTTAGAAGGGTTTCTTAATGCCTGACGGTCTTTCCCAAATTGCCGTAGTAAGAAGCGCTGGCGAACTAATCAGAGACGCACTTCGCGAGTTGAAGCCCGTAAAAGGAAACCTGCCAATCTCCATTGGAGTTTCAGCTATTTCCCTGGTTCTTTCGCTAAACATGCTTAAGGCCCCGAATACCGTTGAGTTAATTGTGAACTTATCCACGACATTAACTGACGTATTCTTGGGTTTATTCGGAGTAGCGCTCTCAATTTTTGCGATTTTTTTCAGCTTGCTTAATGGTGAGTATGTTCGTGGGTTAGCTTCACAAGAAGGTAACCCACTATTGAAATACCTTCGCTACTACGAGAATGTACTTGTTTTATTTGCAGTCGCCTTTACATTGAGTCTTTTGATCTCTCTACTCGACCAAGCTACGATTTATAAAATGACGGCTATGATTTGCTGCGATTATTATGTCGAAGCGGTCATCTGTTTTATGTATCTGGCCCTCTCGTTTCGAATAGTGGGTGAAACAAAATCGCTCCTGTTTAATACTTTTGCATTCACGAGAGCATATATTTGTCTAAAGGGATGTGAAGGAATACCCAAGATTCAATCCGACGCGGCATCGAAACTATAATTTGACCGTGAGGTTATCGTCGGCGTATAAATCGAGTCGCTATTTAGCGGATCATGGTAAGCGTAGCATCAATTGATGTGGCGAGACTCCTTCCATTCACCGACTGGCAAAACGATTTACACCTAATTCTTGGTGCTGCTCAGGGGCATTTTCTTTGTTTTCAGCTTGATCCCGCTAAACTAAATAATTGCTGCTACCAGGGCATTTTCTGGTGCACATTCTATTGGCTCCTCGAAGATCGGAGCGGGTATGTTTGCTGCAGAGTCCTACACCAGCCGTCATTACATTGCGATTGTTGCCATGGCCTGCCTATGCGTTTTGCTGGGCGGGCCTTCTTATGCCGCGGGCGCGGAGAGCCTCATTATCGCGGGCGCGACGTACTACGAGCCGGGCGTGTCGGGCCCCGGCTGGGCCTGGACCGATGCCGACCACCTGGAGCTTAACGGCTACGCGGGCGAGGCCATCGGCGCCGAAGGCGACCTGGCGCTGACGCTTGCCGGGCAAAACTCCGTGACGGAGTCGCATGCGCCCGATGCGGACATCACGCTGTGTGGCATGGAGGTGTGGGGCAACCTGACGCTTCGCGGCGCCGGGACCCTGACGGCGACGGGCTCGCAGTACGGGATCCACGTCTCGCAGGCGCTCGTGGTGGACGGCTGCACCGTCGATGCCCGGGCAGACGGGGCCGATATTACGGACGAGGCCGTTGCCGGCGTGATCGCAGGAGACATGGCCGTGCGCGGCGGCGGGCGCGTCGTTGCCGCGGGCGCAGGGTCCGGAGCGGGCGTGCGCGCCTATGGCGTGTATCTGCAGGATGCGGGCATTGGCGATGGAGCGATTAGCTGTCGGCTTTCTGTCGACACCTCGTGGCTCGATGCGGCCGGTGCCGACGGCGGTGTTGCGTGCGCGGGCGGGTCGCTTGTGTCCGCGCGGTTTATGTCGCCCGCTGGCGGGGTCTATGGTGCTGGTAGCGTGGTGGATGCCTCCGGTGCGGTGGCACCACATGTGGTGGTTGAGCCCGATGTGGCCACGCCTCCGTCGGGGGAGACCGATGGGGTCGTTGTGCCTAGCGATAGCGTGGATAAGTCTCCCATCGATGCTAACCCCGCTGCCGGAGAGCCCACCACGGGGCCCACGGCAAATCCCTCGCTGAAACCCGCGGCCGCGACAACCAAG
Proteins encoded in this region:
- a CDS encoding IS1595 family transposase, with product MRHNVPVECAAELCDVTHKTAFEWRHRVLATVSGYQDRIVLRDTVWVDETYVNDSDLSKGHGQARKRGLSRQKLNICVAIDVHKNPVPVACGHGEPGSARIRKAIGGRIAPGPLLIHDLERAHAVLVGDGGFESEAHSADVYEPVYLERMEVVNDLCSWLKRYLWRFTWMSPRNLQAYLDLYVYLFRVNQARDRLDPTARVVCPILMADATYRSLR